The genomic segment TCACCACCAATGCGCGCGACGGTATCGGTTTCGCGAATTTCAGCTTTAATACGGAGCGCTGTAGCCTGCAATACCAGGTCACCGAATTCATGGCCATGCTCATCGTTAATGGCTTTAAATCCATCGAGGTCCAGGAACATGACTGCTGACATGTGTCCCCTGCGACGCGCCTCGGCGAGCGACTGATCAAGCCGGTCCTTGCAAAGACGCAGACTCGGTAGTCCGGTTAAGGCGTCATGATTCGCCAGGAAGTGGAGCTCGGCAGCGATTTTTTCACGTTCCTTTATCTCGCCTTCGAGTTGTTTTACCGTGTCGGCGAGTTTACGGGTCCGGGTCTTTACCATCGCCTCGAGCGAATCACGGGCTTCGCGCAAACTCCGTTCGGTCTGGGTTTGCTGGGTGATATCCTGTACCACCCCAATCGACTGAACCACATCGCCGCTTGCAGACCGTAACGCGGTGCCCTGCTCGCGCACCCAGCGCATTTCGCCGTCGGACCGGTGTATCCGGTATTCCACGCTGTAATTCTGGCCGTCCTCTTCATGCCGACTGTATGTTTCCATCAGATTTTCCTGGTCTTCAGGGTAAACGTCCTCGATATAATCTGCCCGCGAAGAGACCATGCTCTGGTATTCATCAACCGTGGCGCCGTGAATTCTGGCGAGCCCCTCGCTGAGGTCGGCATAGGTTGCGGTGATCGGATCATAGGTAAAATGACCGATATCGGTAATCGCCTCGACCTGCTGCGCGATGGCATCGCGGTTTTCAAGCATTTGCTCGTAGATCCTACGTTCGGTAATGTCCTGCAACAGGCAAAACGAGGAACTTATTTTGCCGTTATCACCCTTTTCAACCATGCCAATTTCATAGATGAACCTGACCTCGCCATCGTTACGCAAAATCCGATACTCGATATCGTGCGCACCGGCATTTCCCTGTGAATTATAGGATTGGGTATATAGCGCTCTGTCCTCCGGATGCACGGTATTTAGCATCAGATCCCAGGCATTTTGCGACTGCATTATCTCGGCGACGGT from the Gammaproteobacteria bacterium genome contains:
- a CDS encoding diguanylate cyclase, whose product is MNDLSLPAETKNYPDTSELEAEVERLRHQELFLDATEQVAHIGHCEWDYETGSLKSCSNGYAGIFDQTVAEIMQSQNAWDLMLNTVHPEDRALYTQSYNSQGNAGAHDIEYRILRNDGEVRFIYEIGMVEKGDNGKISSSFCLLQDITERRIYEQMLENRDAIAQQVEAITDIGHFTYDPITATYADLSEGLARIHGATVDEYQSMVSSRADYIEDVYPEDQENLMETYSRHEEDGQNYSVEYRIHRSDGEMRWVREQGTALRSASGDVVQSIGVVQDITQQTQTERSLREARDSLEAMVKTRTRKLADTVKQLEGEIKEREKIAAELHFLANHDALTGLPSLRLCKDRLDQSLAEARRRGHMSAVMFLDLDGFKAINDEHGHEFGDLVLQATALRIKAEIRETDTVARIGGDEFIIILSSLPEFAIAERIAAGLIKQIVQPIRVEKVEVVVSASIGISIYPENGTTAEALIRAADKAMYQIKRQGKNNFGFFKDETSI